One part of the Tachyglossus aculeatus isolate mTacAcu1 chromosome 26, mTacAcu1.pri, whole genome shotgun sequence genome encodes these proteins:
- the GLCE gene encoding D-glucuronyl C5-epimerase isoform X1: MRCLAARVNYKTLIVICALFTLLTVLLWNKCSSERPAHLPRQPGPGPRADGPDQRAVAAAQSAGYPHGPAGGQRDEEASPQEQQRAPPVAGAPDGRRGPGLRYEEIDCLINEEQTIRGRREGPEVYLPFSWVEKYFDVYGRIAQYDGYERFEFSHSYSKVYAQRAPYHPDGVFMSFEGYNVEVRDRVKCISGVEGVPLSTQWGPQGYFYPIQIAQYGLSHYSKNLTEKPPHVEVYETAEDKDRNGRTNEWIVPKGCSLVSVADRSKFTNVKQFVAPESTEGVSLPLGNMKDFIISFDLKFQTNGSVSVVLETTEKNQLFTIHYVSNTQLIAFRDRDVYYGIGPRTAWSTVTRDLVTDLRKGVGLSTTKAVRPTKIMPKRVVRLVARGRGFLDNVTISTTAHMAAFFAASDWLVRNQDARGGWPIMVTRKLGEGFRSLEPGWYSAMAQGQAMSTLVRAYLLTKDRAFLSAALRATAPYGLPAEQRGVKAVFLNRHDWYEEYPTAPSSFVLNGFMYSLIGLYDLKETAGEKLGREARALYDRGMESLKAMLPLYDTGSGTIYDLRHFVLGTAPNLARWDYHTTHINQLQLLSTIDDAPIFKEFVKRWKSYLKGGRAKHN; the protein is encoded by the exons ATGCGTTGCTTGGCAGCTCGGGTGAACTATAAGACTCTGATCGTCATCTGCGCCCTGTTCACTCTGCTTACTGTGCTCCTGTGGAACAAATGCTCCAGCGAGCGGCCCGCTCACCTCCCGCGccagcccggccccggcccccgggcgGACGGGCCCGACCAGCGGGCGGTGGCGGCCGCCCAGAGTGCCGGCTATCCTCACGGCCCCGCCGGCGGCCAGCGGGACGAAGAGGCGTCGCCCCAGGAGCAGCAGAGGGCACCCCCCGTGGCCGGAGCACCGGACGGTCGCCGCGGGCCAGGCCTCAGGTACGAGGAGATCGACTGCCTGATCAACGAGGAGCAGACCATCCGGGGCCGGCGCGAGGGGCCCGAGGTCTACCTGCCCTTCAGCTGGGTGGAAAAGTACTTCGATGTCTACGGCAGGATCGCCCAGTACGATGGCTATGAGCGCTTCGAGTTCTCCCACAGCTACTCCAAGGTGTACGCCCAGAGGGCCCCCTACCACCCGGACGGTGTCTTCATGTCCTTTGAGGGCTACAACGTCGAGGTGCGAGACCGAGTCAAATGCATCAGCGGCGTGGAAG GTGTACCCCTCTCCACCCAGTGGGGGCCTCAAGGCTATTTCTACCCGATCCAGATCGCCCAGTACGGGCTGAGCCATTACAGTAAGAACCTGACGGAGAAGCCCCCTCACGTCGAGGTGTACGAGACGGCGGAAGACAAGGACAGAAATGGCCGGACCAACGAGTGGATCGTCCCCAAAGGGTGCTCTTTGGTGAGCGTGGCAGACAGATCCAAGTTCACTAACGTTAAGCAGTTTGTCGCTCCAG AAAGTACCGAGGGGGTGTCTCTCCCGCTGGGGAACATGAAGGACTTCATCATTTCTTTCGATCTGAAGTTCCAGACGAACGGGAGCGTGTCCGTGGTCCTGGAGACTACAGAGAAGAACCAGCTGTTCACGATCCATTATGTGTCCAACACCCAGCTGATCGCCTTCCGGGACCGGGACGTGTACTATGGGATCGGGCCCCGGACAGCCTGGAGCACGGTCACCCGGGACCTGGTCACGGACCTGCGCAAGGGCGTGGGCCTGTCCACCACCAAGGCGGTCCGGCCCACCAAGATCATGCCCAAGAGGGTGGTGCGGCTGGTGGCCAGGGGGAGGGGCTTCCTCGACAACGTCACCATCTCCACCACGGCCCACATGGCCGCCTTTTTCGCCGCCAGCGACTGGCTGGTGAGGAACCAAGATGCCCGGGGCGGGTGGCCCATCATGGTGACCCGCAAGCTGGGGGAGGGCTTCCGGTCGCTGGAGCCGGGCTGGTACTCGGCCATGGCCCAGGGGCAGGCCATGTCCACCCTGGTCCGGGCCTACCTGTTGACCAAGGACCGGGCCTTCCTCAGCGCCGCCCTGAGGGCCACCGCCCCGTACGGGCTGCCGGCGGAGCAGCGGGGTGTGAAGGCCGTCTTCCTCAACAGGCACGACTGGTATGAGGAGTACCCCACCGCCCCGAGCTCCTTCGTCCTCAACGGCTTCATGTACTCCCTCATCGGGCTCTACGACCTGAAGGAGACAGCCGGTGAGAAGCTGGGCCGGGAGGCACGCGCCCTGTACGACCGGGGCATGGAGTCCCTCAAGGCCATGCTCCCCCTATATGACACAGGCTCGGGCACCATCTACGACCTGCGTCACTTCGTGCTGGGCACCGCCCCCAACCTGGCCCGCTGGGACTACCACACCACCCACATCAACCAGCTCCAGCTGCTCAGCACCATCGACGACGCCCCCATCTTCAAGGAGTTCGTCAAGAGGTGGAAGAGCTACCTGAAGGGAGGCCGGGCGAAGCACAACTAG
- the GLCE gene encoding D-glucuronyl C5-epimerase isoform X2: MRCLAARVNYKTLIVICALFTLLTVLLWNKCSSERPAHLPRQPGPGPRADGPDQRAVAAAQSAGYPHGPAGGQRDEEASPQEQQRAPPVAGAPDGRRGPGLRYEEIDCLINEEQTIRGRREGPEVYLPFSWVEKYFDVYGRIAQYDGYERFEFSHSYSKVYAQRAPYHPDGVFMSFEGYNVEVRDRVKCISGVEGVPLSTQWGPQGYFYPIQIAQYGLSHYSKNLTEKPPHVEVYETAEDKDRNGRTNEWIVPKGCSLVSVADRSKFTNVKQFVAPVPDERERVRGPGDYREEPAVHDPLCVQHPADRLPGPGRVLWDRAPDSLEHGHPGPGHGPAQGRGPVHHQGGPAHQDHAQEGGAAGGQGEGLPRQRHHLHHGPHGRLFRRQRLAGEEPRCPGRVAHHGDPQAGGGLPVAGAGLVLGHGPGAGHVHPGPGLPVDQGPGLPQRRPEGHRPVRAAGGAAGCEGRLPQQARLV, translated from the exons ATGCGTTGCTTGGCAGCTCGGGTGAACTATAAGACTCTGATCGTCATCTGCGCCCTGTTCACTCTGCTTACTGTGCTCCTGTGGAACAAATGCTCCAGCGAGCGGCCCGCTCACCTCCCGCGccagcccggccccggcccccgggcgGACGGGCCCGACCAGCGGGCGGTGGCGGCCGCCCAGAGTGCCGGCTATCCTCACGGCCCCGCCGGCGGCCAGCGGGACGAAGAGGCGTCGCCCCAGGAGCAGCAGAGGGCACCCCCCGTGGCCGGAGCACCGGACGGTCGCCGCGGGCCAGGCCTCAGGTACGAGGAGATCGACTGCCTGATCAACGAGGAGCAGACCATCCGGGGCCGGCGCGAGGGGCCCGAGGTCTACCTGCCCTTCAGCTGGGTGGAAAAGTACTTCGATGTCTACGGCAGGATCGCCCAGTACGATGGCTATGAGCGCTTCGAGTTCTCCCACAGCTACTCCAAGGTGTACGCCCAGAGGGCCCCCTACCACCCGGACGGTGTCTTCATGTCCTTTGAGGGCTACAACGTCGAGGTGCGAGACCGAGTCAAATGCATCAGCGGCGTGGAAG GTGTACCCCTCTCCACCCAGTGGGGGCCTCAAGGCTATTTCTACCCGATCCAGATCGCCCAGTACGGGCTGAGCCATTACAGTAAGAACCTGACGGAGAAGCCCCCTCACGTCGAGGTGTACGAGACGGCGGAAGACAAGGACAGAAATGGCCGGACCAACGAGTGGATCGTCCCCAAAGGGTGCTCTTTGGTGAGCGTGGCAGACAGATCCAAGTTCACTAACGTTAAGCAGTTTGTCGCTCCAG TTCCAGACGAACGGGAGCGTGTCCGTGGTCCTGGAGACTACAGAGAAGAACCAGCTGTTCACGATCCATTATGTGTCCAACACCCAGCTGATCGCCTTCCGGGACCGGGACGTGTACTATGGGATCGGGCCCCGGACAGCCTGGAGCACGGTCACCCGGGACCTGGTCACGGACCTGCGCAAGGGCGTGGGCCTGTCCACCACCAAGGCGGTCCGGCCCACCAAGATCATGCCCAAGAGGGTGGTGCGGCTGGTGGCCAGGGGGAGGGGCTTCCTCGACAACGTCACCATCTCCACCACGGCCCACATGGCCGCCTTTTTCGCCGCCAGCGACTGGCTGGTGAGGAACCAAGATGCCCGGGGCGGGTGGCCCATCATGGTGACCCGCAAGCTGGGGGAGGGCTTCCGGTCGCTGGAGCCGGGCTGGTACTCGGCCATGGCCCAGGGGCAGGCCATGTCCACCCTGGTCCGGGCCTACCTGTTGACCAAGGACCGGGCCTTCCTCAGCGCCGCCCTGAGGGCCACCGCCCCGTACGGGCTGCCGGCGGAGCAGCGGGGTGTGAAGGCCGTCTTCCTCAACAGGCACGACTGGTATGA